A region of Antedon mediterranea chromosome 8, ecAntMedi1.1, whole genome shotgun sequence DNA encodes the following proteins:
- the LOC140056789 gene encoding uncharacterized protein, whose translation MFKLHLILILIGLCLIIMVLSTRAASSDVCLHDVCHFHLNVRHHRTMTYTGSDGKSVPVSLEENGDMRLTTTWSYSGNATNGSVVTPDEVITGDGVVRRIIVVNGEFPGPTLEVLEGTKVAVKVTNLMTSEVVSIHWHGMHMTDNMWADGAAYVSQCPILPRQSFTYTFIADPAGTHWYHGHVTTQLADGLYGALIVHKRPPVTPSRVLMVANWFHEDYITFDVESPYRQGWKGVGDVVLDMALRDYAHDGTELNAMRYKSALINGKGRIENNAPWTTYTILQDEKMKFHVINTGGEYAFRLSIDCHNLKVVATDGFDIKPIRFQSIIVFPGETYDVVPLRQSKASCHRLANSWIRAERLKKRSPDDDDDDVKAVIKFSDGNSDIPTSKKENCRTRKHPCKVLNCPFDGYPEQENIHCFSIADLKADVHDNGSDLLITEPDEEIFLNVGFNVGSSINCRVFENPRAPFYPHDKRNYNTCDEKACNDNNYCLCSNIIDLPLNATIQLVVTDYSFKPWPQTHHPFHLHGHSFAVLEMGFAALDKSSGRMLSQHENVECLTEDCCQTRWSEVSSSGVGLNVKNPPMKNTLAIPSGGYAVIRFRTNNPGWWLFHCHHASHFMEGMSLLFSVSPDSVKDPVGKFSICPDF comes from the exons ATGTTTAAGCTGCACCTGATATTAATCCtaataggcctatgcctaaTAATAATGGTGCTTTCGACTCGAGCTGCTTCGTCAGATGTGTGTTTACACGATGTATgtcattttcatttaaatgtaCGGCACCATCGTACCATGACTTACACGGGTTCAGACGGAAAATCGGTTCCTGTATCTCTTGAGGAAAACGGGGACATGAGATTGACTACAACATGGTC ATATTCTGGAAACGCTACGAATGGGTCGGTTGTAACGCCAGATGAAGTCATTACTGGCGATGGTGTTGTTCGTAGAATTATTGTTGTAAATGGAGAATTTCCAGGTCCAACATTAGAGGTTTTGGAAGGTACTAAG gtaGCGGTGAAGGTgaccaatttgatgacgtcagaGGTGGTATCCATCCACTGGCACGGTATGCATATGACGGACAACATGTGGGCTGACGGTGCTGCGTATGTTTCACAGTGCCCTATATTACCCCGACAGAGTTTTACATACACATTCATAGCAGATCCGGCTGGAACTCACTGGTATCATGGGCACGTTACAACCCAGTTGGCAGATGGGCTGTACGGTGCGTTGATTGTCCACAAGCGGCCACCAGTGACCCCGTCAAGGGTGCTCATGGTGGCTAACTGGTTCCACGAGGATTATATAACGTTTGATGTTGAAAGTCCATACCGCCAAGGATGGAAGGGCGTCGGGGATGTTGTCTTGGATATGGCTCTGCGGGATTACGCTCATGATGGTACCGAGTTGAACGCAATGAGGTACAAATCGGCTCTTATTAACGGAAAAGGACGGATTGAAAACAACGCACCCTGGACGACCTATACCATTCTCCAAGACGAAAAGATGAAATTCCACGTCATCAATACAGGAGGGGAATACGCGTTTAGATTGTCAATCGATTGCCATAATTTGAAAGTTGTAGCGACTGATGGATTCGATATCAAACCTATAAGATTCCAGTCAATCATCGTGTTCCCCGGAGAGACGTACGATGTTGTGCCGTTACGTCAGTCTAAAGCATCATGCCATCGACTGGCCAACAGTTGGATAAGAGCAGAACGGCTAAAGAAACGGTCCccggatgatgatgatgatgacgtaAAAGCTGTCATAAAGTTCTCAGACGGCAACTCTGATATTCCAACATCAAAGAAAGAGAATTGCAGAACAAGGAAGCATCCGTGTAAGGTGTTGAACTGCCCGTTTGATGGTTACCCCGAACAAGAGAACATTCACTGCTTCAGTATAGCTGATTTAAAAGCAGACGTTCACGATAACGGATCCGATCTATTGATAACGGAACCAGatgaagaaatatttttaaacgtTGGTTTTAACGTTGGGTCATCAATCAATTGTCGAGTGTTTGAAAATCCAAGAGCTCCGTTTTACCCTCACGATAAACGCAATTACAATACATGTGACGAGAAAGCGTgtaatgataacaattattgCTTATGTTCAAATATTATTGATCTTCCGTTAAACGCGACAATACAACTCGTTGTAACGGATTACAGTTTCAAGCCGTGGCCACAAACGCATCATCCTTTCCACCTGCACGGGCATTCTTTCGCGGTGTTGGAGATGGGGTTTGCCGCTCTTGATAAATCGTCTGGCCGGATGTTGTCGCAACATGAAAACGTGGAATGCCTGACCGAGGACTGCTGTCAAACACGCTGGAGCGAAGTGTCTTCTTCGGGCGTAGGCCTAAATGTGAAAAACCCACCCATGAAAAATACGTTAGCCATTCCGTCTGGTGGTTACGCCGTCATTCGATTCCGTACAAATAACCCAGGTTGGTGGCTGTTCCATTGCCACCATGCTTCACATTTTATGGAGGGGATGAGTTTGCTATTCAGTGTCTCACCAGACAGTGTGAAAGATCCTGTCGGAAAATTCAGCATTTGTCCAGACTTTTGA
- the LOC140056374 gene encoding TWiK family of potassium channels protein 18-like: MSLFYCFKLVTTIGYGSIVPTTNAGKLLSIVYAFFGIILLVTFLVNIGSFLANRLTSFYNRIIRKSKRSGSGYERQNFDDDNLSADDDNLGTPRPEDAAATEEDDPQVVDIKIENHEDIENHEASIPFLVIFIFSVTFLLIFSALIFALEDWSYIDSIYYSFMSLATVGFGDIIPEKNLLGCIILLANAFIVVSTLVCLGRASVMRILMSAQRCVDKIISRFA; the protein is encoded by the exons ATgagtttgttttattgttttaagctGGTAACAACAATCG GTTATGGAAGCATTGTTCCGACGACGAATGCTGGCAAATTGTTGAGCATCGTTTACGCTTTCTTTGGAATTATTCTTCTAGTGACATTTCTCGTCAACATCGGGTCATTCCTCGCCAATCGGCTAACTTCATTTTACAATCGTATTATTCGGAAATCCAAGAGATCCGGGTCTGGTTATGAAAGACAAAACTTCGATGACGATAATTTGTCTGCAGATGATGACAATCTAGGAACCCCAAGACCTGAAGATGCTGCTGCAACCGAGGAGGACGACCCGCAAGTGGTTGACATCAAAATCGAGAATCATGAGGATATCGAGAATCACGAGGCATCAATTCCATTCTTGGTGATTTTCATTTTCTCTGTAACATTTCTTTTGATTTTCTCAGCTCTAATCTTCGCTCTTGAAGACTGGTCTTACATCGATTCGATTTACTACTCGTTCATGTCCCTTGCCACTGTTGGATTTGGTGATATAATACCAGAGAAGAACCTCCTTGGTTGTATAATACTCCTGGCTAACGCTTTCATAGTAGTTTCGACGCTCGTATGTCTCGGACGCGCCAGCGTTATGCGCATACTAATGTCTGCCCAGCGATGCGTGGATAAGATAATATCTAGATTTGCCTAA
- the LOC140056371 gene encoding tubulin-specific chaperone cofactor E-like protein isoform X2 — translation MEKSMSLLAAINDKYSISEEDLTTNIKFGDTDISKAKAYFSQIPESVTLQHYGIDSIGQSEELRKLCQNVRTLDVAGNKLTNWNEVLLISQCLPRLEFLNISQNLLSGEFPDPGDVIASNVNTLILNNIDATWKDISQLQKCLPFLEELHFSLTDKSNISPDASQWPSLKCLHCSSSGLSTWQDLHALSQMIPNLQSLTIVENPIFSFGDKPEMLLQELKCLNMSKTCLNNWNELEKLRKLPKLCDLRIKGIPLMDGLTESHRRQHTVARLPMIKTLNGSSVSETEREAAERAFLRFYLPREDKPARFSELHEVHKDIKPLVDVDLSPKNIVTCIITFEGRKEMRKINVKMTVGELKKSLKEFVGLPLNEFRILHKDPVIAHGAIPVMNPKKFLYSFVHDGDEFICEQWKSKQYWREKAKKEKKK, via the exons CTTATTTTAGCCAAATACCCGAGAGTGTTACTTTACAACACTATGGAATTGATTCCATTGGTCAGTCAGAGGAATTAAGAAAACTATGTCAGAATGTGCGGACGTTGGACGTGGCTGGGAACAAATTGACAAACTGGAATGaa gttctACTAATATCCCAATGTTTACCAAGACTTGAGTTTCTGAACATTAGCCAGAACTTACTGTCAGGGGAATTCCCAGATCCTGGTGATGTCATAGCTAGTAACGTAAACACActaatattgaataatattgaTGCAACATGGAAAGATATATCACAACTACAGAAATGTCTTCCTTT CTTAGAAGAACTTCATTTTAGTCTAACAGACAAGAGCAACATCAGTCCAGATGCCAGTCAGTGGCCTTCATTGAAATGTCTCCACTGCAGCAGCAGCGGGCTCTCCACTTGGCAAGATCTGCATGCCCTAAGCCAAATGATCCCAAACTTACAGAGCCTAACAATTGTTGAGAATCCTATATTCAGTTTTGGCGACAAACCAGAGATGCTGTTGCAAGAACTGAAGTGTCTGAATATGagtaaaacatgtttaaataattGGAACGAGCTTGAAAAACTTAGAAAACTACCAAAGCTGTGTGACTTAAGAATTAAGGGAATTCCTCTGATGGACGGTCTTACAGAAAGTCACAGACGACAACACACTGTAGCAAGACTACCGATGATCAAGACTTTAAATGGCAGCTCTGTTTCCGAGACCGAACGGGAAGCAGCCGAGAGAGCTTTTCTGCGGTTTTATTTACCGAGGGAAGATAAACCTGCAAG ATTTTCTGAGTTGCATGAGGTTCATAAAGATATTAAACCGTTGGTGGACGTGGACTTATCTCCTAAAAACATTGTCACATGCATT ATAACATTTGAAGGAAGAAAAGAAATGAGAAAGATAAACGTTAAGATGACCGTTGGAGAGTTAAAGAAATCACTAAAAGAATTTGTTGGCCTACCATTGAATGAATTCAGAATACTACATAAAGATCCTGTAATCGCACACGGCGCAATTCCTGTCATGAACCCAAAGAAGTTCTTGTACTCTTTTGTCCATGATGGTGATGAGTTCATTTGTGAACAGTGGAAAAGCA AACAATATTGGAGAGAAAAGGCTAAAAAGGAGAAAAAGAAATGA
- the LOC140056371 gene encoding tubulin-specific chaperone cofactor E-like protein isoform X1, with protein sequence MEKSMSLLAAINDKYSISEEDLTTNIKFGDTDISKAKAYFSQIPESVTLQHYGIDSIGQSEELRKLCQNVRTLDVAGNKLTNWNEVLLISQCLPRLEFLNISQNLLSGEFPDPGDVIASNVNTLILNNIDATWKDISQLQKCLPFLEELHFSLTDKSNISPDASQWPSLKCLHCSSSGLSTWQDLHALSQMIPNLQSLTIVENPIFSFGDKPEMLLQELKCLNMSKTCLNNWNELEKLRKLPKLCDLRIKGIPLMDGLTESHRRQHTVARLPMIKTLNGSSVSETEREAAERAFLRFYLPREDKPARFSELHEVHKDIKPLVDVDLSPKNIVTCIITFEGRKEMRKINVKMTVGELKKSLKEFVGLPLNEFRILHKDPVIAHGAIPVMNPKKFLYSFVHDGDEFICEQWKSNTARPPRFKSRNLRN encoded by the exons CTTATTTTAGCCAAATACCCGAGAGTGTTACTTTACAACACTATGGAATTGATTCCATTGGTCAGTCAGAGGAATTAAGAAAACTATGTCAGAATGTGCGGACGTTGGACGTGGCTGGGAACAAATTGACAAACTGGAATGaa gttctACTAATATCCCAATGTTTACCAAGACTTGAGTTTCTGAACATTAGCCAGAACTTACTGTCAGGGGAATTCCCAGATCCTGGTGATGTCATAGCTAGTAACGTAAACACActaatattgaataatattgaTGCAACATGGAAAGATATATCACAACTACAGAAATGTCTTCCTTT CTTAGAAGAACTTCATTTTAGTCTAACAGACAAGAGCAACATCAGTCCAGATGCCAGTCAGTGGCCTTCATTGAAATGTCTCCACTGCAGCAGCAGCGGGCTCTCCACTTGGCAAGATCTGCATGCCCTAAGCCAAATGATCCCAAACTTACAGAGCCTAACAATTGTTGAGAATCCTATATTCAGTTTTGGCGACAAACCAGAGATGCTGTTGCAAGAACTGAAGTGTCTGAATATGagtaaaacatgtttaaataattGGAACGAGCTTGAAAAACTTAGAAAACTACCAAAGCTGTGTGACTTAAGAATTAAGGGAATTCCTCTGATGGACGGTCTTACAGAAAGTCACAGACGACAACACACTGTAGCAAGACTACCGATGATCAAGACTTTAAATGGCAGCTCTGTTTCCGAGACCGAACGGGAAGCAGCCGAGAGAGCTTTTCTGCGGTTTTATTTACCGAGGGAAGATAAACCTGCAAG ATTTTCTGAGTTGCATGAGGTTCATAAAGATATTAAACCGTTGGTGGACGTGGACTTATCTCCTAAAAACATTGTCACATGCATT ATAACATTTGAAGGAAGAAAAGAAATGAGAAAGATAAACGTTAAGATGACCGTTGGAGAGTTAAAGAAATCACTAAAAGAATTTGTTGGCCTACCATTGAATGAATTCAGAATACTACATAAAGATCCTGTAATCGCACACGGCGCAATTCCTGTCATGAACCCAAAGAAGTTCTTGTACTCTTTTGTCCATGATGGTGATGAGTTCATTTGTGAACAGTGGAAAAGCA ATACTGCTAGGCCACCAAGGTTTAAGTCAAGAAACCTACGAAATTGA
- the LOC140056371 gene encoding tubulin-specific chaperone cofactor E-like protein isoform X3: MFKYKVHVFMSFVRKYNAYFSQIPESVTLQHYGIDSIGQSEELRKLCQNVRTLDVAGNKLTNWNEVLLISQCLPRLEFLNISQNLLSGEFPDPGDVIASNVNTLILNNIDATWKDISQLQKCLPFLEELHFSLTDKSNISPDASQWPSLKCLHCSSSGLSTWQDLHALSQMIPNLQSLTIVENPIFSFGDKPEMLLQELKCLNMSKTCLNNWNELEKLRKLPKLCDLRIKGIPLMDGLTESHRRQHTVARLPMIKTLNGSSVSETEREAAERAFLRFYLPREDKPARFSELHEVHKDIKPLVDVDLSPKNIVTCIITFEGRKEMRKINVKMTVGELKKSLKEFVGLPLNEFRILHKDPVIAHGAIPVMNPKKFLYSFVHDGDEFICEQWKSNTARPPRFKSRNLRN; the protein is encoded by the exons CTTATTTTAGCCAAATACCCGAGAGTGTTACTTTACAACACTATGGAATTGATTCCATTGGTCAGTCAGAGGAATTAAGAAAACTATGTCAGAATGTGCGGACGTTGGACGTGGCTGGGAACAAATTGACAAACTGGAATGaa gttctACTAATATCCCAATGTTTACCAAGACTTGAGTTTCTGAACATTAGCCAGAACTTACTGTCAGGGGAATTCCCAGATCCTGGTGATGTCATAGCTAGTAACGTAAACACActaatattgaataatattgaTGCAACATGGAAAGATATATCACAACTACAGAAATGTCTTCCTTT CTTAGAAGAACTTCATTTTAGTCTAACAGACAAGAGCAACATCAGTCCAGATGCCAGTCAGTGGCCTTCATTGAAATGTCTCCACTGCAGCAGCAGCGGGCTCTCCACTTGGCAAGATCTGCATGCCCTAAGCCAAATGATCCCAAACTTACAGAGCCTAACAATTGTTGAGAATCCTATATTCAGTTTTGGCGACAAACCAGAGATGCTGTTGCAAGAACTGAAGTGTCTGAATATGagtaaaacatgtttaaataattGGAACGAGCTTGAAAAACTTAGAAAACTACCAAAGCTGTGTGACTTAAGAATTAAGGGAATTCCTCTGATGGACGGTCTTACAGAAAGTCACAGACGACAACACACTGTAGCAAGACTACCGATGATCAAGACTTTAAATGGCAGCTCTGTTTCCGAGACCGAACGGGAAGCAGCCGAGAGAGCTTTTCTGCGGTTTTATTTACCGAGGGAAGATAAACCTGCAAG ATTTTCTGAGTTGCATGAGGTTCATAAAGATATTAAACCGTTGGTGGACGTGGACTTATCTCCTAAAAACATTGTCACATGCATT ATAACATTTGAAGGAAGAAAAGAAATGAGAAAGATAAACGTTAAGATGACCGTTGGAGAGTTAAAGAAATCACTAAAAGAATTTGTTGGCCTACCATTGAATGAATTCAGAATACTACATAAAGATCCTGTAATCGCACACGGCGCAATTCCTGTCATGAACCCAAAGAAGTTCTTGTACTCTTTTGTCCATGATGGTGATGAGTTCATTTGTGAACAGTGGAAAAGCA ATACTGCTAGGCCACCAAGGTTTAAGTCAAGAAACCTACGAAATTGA